The following are from one region of the Muntiacus reevesi chromosome 3, mMunRee1.1, whole genome shotgun sequence genome:
- the LGALSL gene encoding galectin-related protein: MAGSVADSDAVVKLDDGHLNNSLGSPVQADVYFPRLIVPFCGHIKGGMRPGKKVLVMGIVDLNPESFAISLTCGDSEDPPADVAIELKAVFTDRQLLRNSCISGERGEEQSAIPYFPFIPDQPFRVEILCEHPRFRVFVDGHQLFDFYHRIQTLSAIDTIKINGDLQITKLG, translated from the exons ATGGCGGGGTCGGTGGCCGACAGCGATGCAGTGGTG AAACTAGATGATGGGCATTTAAACAACTCCTTGGGCTCTCCAGTTCAAGCCGACGTGTACTTCCCACGACTG ATCGTGCCGTTTTGTGGGCATATTAAAGGTGGCATGAGACCAGGCAAGAAGGTGTTAGTGATGGGCATTGTAGACCTCAACCCAGAAAG ttttgcAATCAGCTTGACCTGTGGTGATTCAGAAGATCCTCCCGCCGACGTGGCGATTGAACTCAAAGCAGTGTTCACAGACCGGCAGCTACTCAGAAATTCTTGTATATCTGGGGAAAGGGGTGAAGAACAGTCAGCGATCCCTTACTTCCCATTCATCCCAGACCAGCCATTCAGG GTGGAAATCCTTTGTGAGCACCCACGTTTTAGAGTGTTTGTGGATGGACACCAACTTTTTGATTTTTACCACCGCATTCAAACGTTATCTGCAATCGACACCATAAAGATCAACGGAGACCTCCAGATCACTAAGCTTGGCTGA